The Pseudarthrobacter sulfonivorans genome includes a window with the following:
- a CDS encoding fumarylacetoacetate hydrolase family protein: protein MSAALDLGGASVLPDDAARALLIGRVWDVETGGPRVVAVQEQDVFDLQHLAETVSELLERPDLVAAVRAAMTLPRWKTSEIIHASLTQDAARPHFLAPVDLQVIKACGVTFVDSMIERVIEERCGGDASRAAEMRELVGRALGGSISSIRPGSPAAAEAKKVLIAEGLWSQYLEVGIGPDPEVFTKAPVLSSVGLGAGVGIPAFSSWNNPEPELVLIATSAGTVVGATLGNDVNLRDVEGRSALLLGKAKDNNASSALGPLIRLFDDGFTLETLRQEEILLRVEGEDGYSLEGRNSVSRISRPFEELVAATVGKHHQYPDGFALFTGTLFAPTQDRDHPGQGFTHHMGDTVTIRSRHLGALVNVVGAAEELPAWSFGLRQLFGYLQAQREVRASSSKEYAS, encoded by the coding sequence ATGAGCGCCGCACTGGACCTCGGCGGGGCCTCGGTACTCCCGGATGACGCGGCACGGGCACTCCTGATCGGCCGCGTCTGGGACGTCGAAACCGGCGGACCACGCGTGGTCGCCGTCCAGGAGCAGGACGTCTTCGACCTCCAGCATCTGGCCGAAACCGTCTCCGAGCTCCTGGAACGGCCGGATCTCGTGGCCGCCGTCCGCGCCGCCATGACGCTGCCCCGGTGGAAGACCAGCGAGATCATCCACGCGTCGCTGACGCAGGACGCGGCCCGTCCGCATTTCCTGGCTCCCGTGGATCTCCAGGTCATCAAGGCCTGCGGCGTGACGTTTGTGGACAGCATGATCGAACGGGTCATCGAGGAGCGCTGCGGCGGCGACGCCAGCCGCGCGGCCGAGATGCGGGAACTGGTGGGCCGTGCCCTCGGCGGCAGCATCAGCTCCATCCGACCCGGCTCCCCCGCGGCTGCCGAAGCCAAGAAGGTGCTCATCGCCGAAGGCCTCTGGTCGCAGTACCTGGAGGTCGGGATCGGGCCGGATCCCGAGGTCTTCACGAAGGCCCCGGTTCTCTCCTCGGTGGGGCTGGGCGCGGGGGTCGGGATCCCTGCGTTCTCCTCCTGGAACAACCCGGAACCGGAACTGGTGCTAATTGCCACCTCGGCCGGCACAGTTGTGGGGGCGACCCTGGGCAACGACGTGAACCTCCGCGACGTGGAGGGCCGGAGTGCCCTGTTGCTGGGGAAGGCGAAGGACAACAACGCCTCCAGCGCCCTAGGTCCATTGATCCGGTTGTTCGACGACGGCTTCACCCTGGAAACGCTGCGCCAGGAGGAAATCCTGCTCCGCGTCGAAGGCGAGGACGGCTACTCGCTGGAGGGACGCAATTCCGTGTCCCGGATCAGCCGTCCGTTCGAAGAGCTCGTCGCCGCGACGGTTGGGAAGCACCACCAGTACCCGGACGGCTTTGCACTGTTCACCGGCACGCTGTTCGCGCCGACCCAGGACAGGGACCATCCGGGACAGGGGTTCACGCACCACATGGGCGATACGGTGACCATTCGCAGCCGCCACCTCGGCGCCCTCGTGAACGTCGTCGGGGCAGCGGAGGAGCTGCCGGCATGGTCGTTTGGCCTGCGGCAGCTGTTCGGCTATCTTCAGGCCCAACGCGAAGTCCGCGCATCAAGCAGTAAGGAATATGCCTCATGA
- a CDS encoding aldehyde dehydrogenase (NADP(+)) produces MTTTVHDLNASVDAAHAAFEKGRAADPGTRAAWLEAIAAALENDADALVEIAAQETHLGEPRLRGELKRTVFQLRLFATEVRDGEHFDATIDHVDADWGMGPRPDLRRLNVPIGVVGVFGASNFPFAFSVMGGDSASALAAGCAVVHKAHDGHRNLALRTAETVIAALDAAGAPSGLFSLVTGRSAAEALVDHPAVKAIGFTGSTAGGRALFNRAAARPEPIPFFGELGGINAVFVTENAWAVRRDEILSGYAASFTMGMGQFCTKPGLLFVPAGQADGVRQVLSGALADFAAARLLSPRLHEGYRQSVQDLRGTTGVEVLVEGDFDEAPAPTVLHTTSAAVRSDPSILRQEMFGPASLVVEYGDESELLELTGLLEGQLTTTLQAEPEDDVSELAARLTDISGRVLWNGWPTGVTVSYAQHHGGPYPATTSATTSVGTAAIRRFLRPVAYQSFPEGRLPEPLQDANPWRVPQRVDGVWQRPTRQGQTAVQTAGTEVRP; encoded by the coding sequence ATGACAACCACGGTCCATGACCTCAACGCGAGTGTCGACGCCGCCCACGCCGCGTTCGAAAAGGGCCGTGCCGCGGACCCCGGCACCCGCGCAGCCTGGCTGGAGGCGATAGCCGCCGCACTGGAGAACGACGCCGATGCGCTGGTGGAGATCGCTGCCCAGGAAACCCATCTGGGCGAGCCGCGGCTCCGGGGCGAACTCAAGCGCACGGTCTTCCAGCTCAGGCTCTTCGCCACGGAAGTCCGCGACGGTGAGCACTTCGACGCCACCATCGATCACGTGGACGCGGACTGGGGCATGGGCCCGCGGCCGGACCTGCGCCGGCTCAACGTGCCCATCGGCGTTGTGGGCGTTTTCGGTGCCTCCAACTTCCCGTTCGCCTTCAGCGTGATGGGCGGCGACAGCGCTTCGGCGCTGGCCGCCGGGTGCGCCGTGGTGCACAAGGCCCACGACGGGCACCGGAACCTCGCGCTCCGCACCGCCGAGACCGTCATCGCCGCACTGGATGCCGCCGGGGCACCGTCCGGGCTGTTCTCGCTCGTCACCGGCCGGTCTGCCGCGGAGGCCCTGGTGGACCATCCTGCCGTGAAGGCCATCGGGTTCACGGGTTCGACGGCGGGCGGCCGGGCACTGTTCAACCGTGCCGCCGCCCGGCCCGAACCCATTCCCTTCTTCGGTGAACTGGGCGGCATCAACGCCGTGTTCGTCACCGAGAACGCCTGGGCGGTGCGGCGCGACGAAATCCTCAGCGGATACGCCGCCTCATTCACGATGGGAATGGGCCAGTTCTGCACCAAGCCGGGGCTGCTGTTTGTTCCGGCTGGACAGGCCGACGGCGTCCGGCAGGTTCTGAGCGGCGCGCTGGCGGACTTTGCCGCAGCACGGCTGCTGAGCCCGCGGTTGCACGAGGGCTACCGGCAGTCCGTGCAGGACTTGCGGGGCACCACCGGCGTGGAGGTTCTTGTGGAAGGAGACTTCGACGAGGCACCGGCGCCAACCGTGCTCCACACGACTTCCGCGGCTGTCCGCAGTGATCCGTCAATCCTGCGGCAGGAAATGTTCGGGCCCGCCAGCCTGGTGGTGGAGTACGGCGACGAATCGGAACTCCTGGAACTCACCGGACTGCTGGAGGGACAGCTGACCACCACGCTCCAGGCGGAGCCGGAGGATGACGTGTCAGAACTGGCCGCACGGCTGACGGACATCAGCGGCCGGGTCCTCTGGAACGGCTGGCCCACGGGGGTCACGGTCAGCTACGCCCAGCACCACGGCGGACCGTACCCCGCCACAACATCGGCCACCACCTCGGTAGGAACGGCCGCGATCCGGCGCTTCCTCCGGCCTGTCGCCTACCAGTCGTTCCCGGAAGGTCGCCTGCCCGAACCTCTGCAGGACGCCAATCCCTGGCGCGTTCCGCAGCGAGTGGATGGGGTGTGGCAGCGGCCCACCCGGCAGGGACAGACTGCAGTCCAGACTGCAGGAACCGAGGTCCGGCCATGA
- a CDS encoding enolase C-terminal domain-like protein, which translates to MTSIISIHTQDVRFPTSLELDGSDAVNVDPDYSAAYVVIRTDAGDEGHGFVFTCGRGNEILTHAIDAYAGLLLGRDIDELIYDLGGASKRLIHDSQLRWLGPEKGVTQMAAGALVSALWDIRARRENKPLWLLLSEMPAEEIVDVVDFTHIRDALSPQQALDILRAGEDGKAARIAALKVDGYPAYTTSPGWLGYSDEKLVRLSKEAAADGFSMIKLKVGGDINDDRRRMALARKAVGDLPIAIDANQRWEVSEAIEWVNQLSEFNPYWIEEPTSTDDILGHAEIRKGVAPVRVATGEAVASRIVFKQLLQAGSIDVLQLDSTRVGGVNENIANLLLAARFNVPVCPHAGGVGLCELVQHFSFFDYAAITGSQDGRMIEYVDHLHEHFAEPVRIVNGRYAAPELPGTGAEMLSASRARWEFPAGAGWLEVGDRAAVTGASVTGAGALR; encoded by the coding sequence ATGACCTCCATCATTTCCATCCACACCCAGGACGTGCGGTTCCCCACGTCCCTGGAGCTCGACGGTTCCGACGCGGTCAACGTTGACCCGGACTACTCCGCCGCGTACGTCGTCATCCGCACCGACGCGGGCGACGAAGGCCACGGCTTTGTTTTCACCTGCGGCCGCGGCAACGAAATCCTCACGCACGCCATTGACGCCTACGCCGGCCTGCTCCTCGGCCGGGACATCGATGAACTGATCTACGACCTCGGTGGCGCGTCGAAGCGGCTCATCCACGATTCCCAGCTGCGCTGGCTCGGCCCCGAGAAGGGCGTCACGCAGATGGCGGCCGGCGCCCTTGTCAGCGCACTCTGGGACATCCGCGCACGGCGCGAGAACAAGCCGCTGTGGCTCCTGCTCAGCGAGATGCCCGCCGAAGAAATCGTCGACGTCGTTGATTTCACCCACATCCGCGACGCGCTGAGCCCCCAGCAGGCGCTGGACATCCTGCGCGCCGGCGAAGACGGCAAGGCCGCCCGGATCGCCGCCCTGAAGGTGGACGGCTACCCCGCCTACACCACCTCGCCGGGCTGGCTGGGCTACAGCGACGAGAAGCTCGTCCGCCTGAGCAAGGAAGCCGCCGCGGACGGCTTCTCCATGATCAAGCTGAAGGTGGGCGGCGACATCAATGACGACCGCCGCCGCATGGCCCTGGCCCGAAAGGCCGTGGGCGACCTCCCGATCGCCATCGACGCCAACCAGCGGTGGGAAGTCTCCGAGGCCATCGAGTGGGTCAACCAGCTCTCCGAGTTCAACCCGTACTGGATCGAAGAACCCACCAGCACGGACGACATCCTGGGCCACGCGGAGATCCGGAAGGGCGTTGCCCCTGTCCGTGTGGCCACGGGCGAGGCCGTCGCCAGCCGCATCGTGTTCAAGCAGCTGCTCCAGGCCGGTTCCATCGACGTCCTCCAGCTGGACTCCACCCGCGTGGGAGGCGTCAACGAGAACATCGCCAACCTCCTGCTCGCTGCCCGCTTCAACGTACCGGTCTGCCCGCACGCCGGCGGCGTGGGGCTGTGCGAACTCGTCCAGCACTTCTCGTTCTTCGACTACGCAGCCATCACAGGCAGCCAGGACGGCCGGATGATCGAGTACGTTGACCACCTGCACGAGCACTTCGCCGAGCCGGTCCGCATCGTCAACGGCCGCTACGCCGCCCCGGAACTCCCGGGCACCGGGGCCGAAATGCTCAGCGCATCGCGGGCCCGCTGGGAGTTCCCCGCCGGTGCCGGATGGCTCGAAGTGGGCGACCGCGCCGCGGTGACGGGCGCCTCCGTGACCGGAGCCGGTGCGCTCCGATGA
- a CDS encoding GntR family transcriptional regulator: MPTRQSSDASKGKAAVSDVYAAMRASILKGEIAPGARINIDAVSRSLGVSQTPVREVLQRLEGDNLVVYSPGRGYSTTPLLDLPALRSLFEFRLLVEPWAARSAAVDRLANPAAALEKELSTIRNSMKTTSGDARQDLVAHDTRFHDTILLAAGNPVVQHAFAQTHCHLHTFRLYPADIDGAITIAEHATVREAIASCLPDRAEEAMAEHIRNSFARFAKAFEGTADLSPLESDGPPRRHIVT, translated from the coding sequence GTGCCCACACGTCAATCATCCGATGCATCCAAAGGCAAGGCGGCCGTCAGTGACGTCTACGCCGCCATGCGGGCCTCCATCCTCAAGGGCGAAATTGCACCCGGCGCACGGATCAATATTGATGCGGTCTCCCGCAGCCTGGGCGTCTCACAGACGCCGGTCCGCGAAGTTCTGCAACGGCTGGAGGGTGACAACTTGGTGGTCTACAGCCCCGGCCGAGGATACAGCACCACACCCCTGCTGGACCTGCCCGCGCTGCGATCGCTCTTTGAGTTCCGGCTGCTGGTGGAACCGTGGGCCGCGCGGTCCGCGGCCGTGGACCGCCTCGCCAACCCAGCCGCGGCCCTGGAGAAGGAACTGTCTACCATCCGCAACTCCATGAAGACCACCAGCGGCGACGCCCGGCAGGACCTCGTGGCCCATGACACCCGCTTCCATGACACCATCCTGCTGGCAGCGGGGAACCCGGTAGTCCAGCACGCCTTCGCCCAGACCCACTGCCACCTGCACACCTTCCGCCTCTACCCGGCAGACATCGACGGCGCCATCACCATCGCCGAGCACGCCACCGTACGGGAGGCCATCGCATCCTGCCTGCCCGACCGCGCCGAGGAGGCCATGGCCGAGCACATCAGGAATTCCTTCGCCCGGTTCGCCAAGGCCTTCGAAGGCACGGCGGACCTCTCACCACTGGAGAGCGACGGGCCGCCAAGAAGGCATATCGTCACCTGA
- a CDS encoding MFS transporter translates to MTVQDSRLAPNSSPDLSSKAPRTMTRKRWVIIWLAFVGLSINYLDRSSLSVALPFMGKDFELSATQQGLIFAAFFWAYDFCQLAAGWYVDKVGPRKSFTLAAVWWSVFTMVTAFAQNFWSLFAARFLLGVGESPAPSTAAKVVATWFPVRERAFATSIWDSGSRVGAVIALPIVTLIVAFTSWHAVFIIIGVAGLIWAVVWWKMYRSPEDHPTANDEERAYIREGGARSAANDDADAAKLPWRSLFKYRTILSMMFGFFCLNSAIYFFITFFPSYLVKERGFDLLKLGLFGAIPGICAVAFGWLAGYVADRAVQRGVSVTRVRKTAIAGGLIGGSVIMFAAVVPEAWMALALLSVAYSSLTVAATGIWSLPADVAPSSRHVGSIGGLQNFASNLAGIFTPVLIGVLVDQTGSYVAPLAVIGLVSLAGAANYLFVLGKVEPLKVPASAAA, encoded by the coding sequence ATGACTGTCCAAGACAGCAGGCTCGCCCCCAACTCTTCCCCCGATCTTTCGTCCAAGGCTCCCCGCACCATGACCCGCAAGCGCTGGGTGATCATCTGGCTCGCGTTCGTCGGGCTCAGCATTAACTACCTTGACCGCTCCAGCCTCAGCGTGGCCCTGCCGTTTATGGGTAAGGATTTTGAGCTCTCAGCAACCCAGCAGGGTCTCATTTTCGCCGCCTTCTTCTGGGCGTATGACTTCTGCCAGCTGGCTGCCGGGTGGTACGTGGACAAGGTTGGGCCGCGGAAGTCCTTCACCCTGGCAGCGGTTTGGTGGTCCGTGTTCACCATGGTCACCGCCTTTGCGCAGAATTTCTGGTCGCTGTTCGCCGCGCGGTTCCTGCTCGGTGTCGGTGAAAGTCCGGCCCCCAGCACCGCCGCCAAGGTGGTGGCCACCTGGTTCCCGGTCCGCGAACGGGCCTTTGCCACCAGCATCTGGGATTCAGGCTCCCGCGTAGGTGCGGTCATCGCTCTGCCGATCGTCACGTTGATCGTCGCTTTCACGTCCTGGCATGCGGTCTTCATCATCATTGGTGTGGCCGGCCTGATCTGGGCTGTTGTGTGGTGGAAGATGTACCGGAGCCCCGAGGACCACCCGACGGCCAATGACGAGGAGCGGGCCTACATCCGGGAAGGCGGCGCCCGGAGCGCAGCGAACGACGACGCCGACGCAGCGAAGCTTCCCTGGCGCTCACTCTTCAAGTACCGCACCATCCTCAGCATGATGTTCGGCTTCTTCTGCCTGAACAGCGCCATCTATTTCTTCATCACCTTCTTCCCGAGCTACCTCGTGAAGGAACGCGGCTTCGACCTGCTCAAGCTCGGCCTCTTCGGTGCCATCCCGGGCATCTGCGCGGTGGCCTTCGGCTGGCTGGCGGGCTACGTTGCCGACCGGGCCGTCCAGCGCGGGGTCTCGGTCACACGGGTCCGGAAGACCGCCATCGCCGGCGGTCTGATCGGCGGTTCGGTCATCATGTTCGCCGCCGTTGTCCCGGAGGCATGGATGGCACTTGCCCTCCTGTCGGTGGCATACTCCAGCCTCACCGTCGCCGCCACCGGCATCTGGTCGCTCCCCGCGGACGTTGCCCCGAGCTCCCGCCACGTCGGATCCATCGGCGGGCTCCAGAACTTCGCCTCCAACCTGGCAGGCATCTTCACCCCGGTCCTGATCGGTGTCCTGGTGGACCAGACGGGATCCTACGTAGCGCCGCTCGCGGTCATCGGATTGGTTTCGCTGGCCGGAGCGGCGAACTACCTGTTCGTCCTCGGCAAGGTGGAGCCCCTGAAGGTTCCCGCCTCCGCCGCGGCGTAG
- a CDS encoding type I restriction endonuclease, with amino-acid sequence MEFAEKLSALAAKVRQQREVIQTEEATKNAFVMPFISTILGYDVFNPMEVVPEFIADVGLKKGEKIDYAIVKDGEVQILIECKKSTEPVKIEHASQLFRYFAVTNARIAILTNGEVYQFFTDLDAPNRMDAKPFLVLDLTDIDESLIPELQKLSKDVFDLDSIINAAGELKYIGELKRTLAAQFKEPEDEWIKFLTGRVYPGAYTQKVREQFTALVTKASKQFLNDQVNERLKKALGAPGFPQTEVAAASVTSAPVAEADLADAEALETTLEEIEGYQIVRAIVCSEVKPARVVQRDAKSYFAVLLDDNNRKPIARLHFNRTQKYIGIFDDNREETRVPISSLEEIYEHTEALRASVKSYLSASPSSN; translated from the coding sequence ATGGAGTTTGCAGAAAAGCTCTCGGCTTTGGCAGCAAAGGTGCGCCAGCAGCGAGAGGTAATCCAGACCGAAGAGGCAACAAAGAATGCGTTTGTGATGCCCTTCATTTCAACAATCCTTGGCTACGACGTCTTTAATCCGATGGAGGTCGTGCCGGAATTCATCGCGGATGTCGGCCTGAAAAAGGGCGAGAAGATCGACTACGCGATCGTCAAGGACGGCGAAGTCCAGATCCTCATCGAGTGCAAGAAGTCCACGGAGCCGGTGAAAATCGAGCACGCGTCGCAGCTTTTCCGCTATTTCGCCGTGACTAACGCGCGCATAGCGATCCTCACCAATGGCGAGGTGTACCAGTTCTTCACGGACCTCGATGCTCCGAACCGGATGGACGCGAAGCCGTTCCTGGTCCTGGACCTCACGGACATCGATGAGTCCTTGATCCCTGAGCTGCAGAAGCTGTCCAAGGACGTCTTTGACCTTGATTCGATCATCAACGCCGCCGGTGAACTGAAGTACATCGGCGAGTTGAAGCGGACCCTGGCAGCGCAGTTCAAGGAACCGGAGGATGAATGGATCAAGTTCCTCACTGGCCGCGTCTATCCCGGCGCGTATACACAGAAAGTGCGTGAGCAGTTCACGGCGCTGGTGACCAAAGCGTCCAAGCAGTTCCTTAACGACCAGGTCAACGAGCGTCTGAAGAAAGCCCTCGGCGCCCCTGGCTTCCCACAGACTGAGGTCGCGGCCGCAAGTGTCACCAGCGCGCCGGTGGCCGAAGCCGACCTGGCCGACGCCGAAGCCCTCGAGACCACCCTTGAGGAGATCGAGGGCTACCAGATTGTCCGCGCCATCGTCTGCAGCGAGGTCAAGCCGGCCCGCGTAGTCCAGCGCGATGCCAAGTCCTACTTCGCGGTGCTGCTGGACGACAACAACCGCAAACCGATCGCGCGCCTGCACTTCAACCGGACGCAGAAGTACATCGGGATCTTCGACGACAACAGGGAAGAAACCCGCGTCCCGATTTCCTCCCTCGAAGAGATCTACGAGCACACCGAGGCCCTGCGCGCCAGCGTCAAGAGCTACCTGAGCGCGTCACCCTCAAGCAACTAA